A genome region from Tolypothrix sp. PCC 7712 includes the following:
- the dpdG gene encoding protein DpdG, with product MTQQNRLLPDTFTYLFFATDNEDEEDFGRVCAWYLAQDIYDAPGTWEEVEKRVSEQKVGNFLKMSSSRLFVQMDDWMRYLGFAWGHTLGGKPVTVPDPTAYIKRNLKHLFNEEQEITIQDFISRLAKQCPLFETGKFREEVEAKIGARETNFLSTSTAFALFRLQDEGDIQLERQSDSSFMILPKANNQVDNNGRISHIIWKGYKS from the coding sequence TTGACTCAGCAGAATAGGCTATTACCTGATACGTTCACTTATCTATTTTTTGCAACTGATAACGAAGATGAAGAAGACTTTGGTCGAGTTTGTGCTTGGTATTTAGCACAGGATATTTATGATGCACCAGGGACTTGGGAAGAAGTGGAAAAGCGAGTTAGCGAACAAAAAGTAGGCAATTTTTTGAAAATGTCAAGCAGTCGTCTCTTTGTTCAAATGGATGACTGGATGCGCTACCTAGGTTTTGCATGGGGTCATACTTTAGGAGGAAAACCTGTAACAGTTCCAGATCCAACTGCTTATATTAAAAGAAATCTCAAACATTTGTTTAATGAAGAACAAGAAATTACAATCCAAGATTTTATTAGTAGATTAGCAAAACAATGTCCTTTATTTGAAACTGGGAAGTTTAGAGAAGAAGTAGAAGCCAAAATTGGCGCACGGGAAACTAACTTTCTTTCTACAAGTACAGCTTTTGCCTTATTTAGACTTCAAGATGAGGGTGATATTCAGCTTGAGAGACAATCTGATTCATCCTTTATGATTTTACCAAAAGCTAATAACCAAGTTGATAATAATGGGCGAATTTCTCATATTATTTGGAAAGGATACAAATCATGA
- the dpdF gene encoding protein DpdF, with amino-acid sequence MNDSFSALREILKTGKISEDISNVSEPCHRRLLDALQNSPGSGDIVSLVRHVLRREDAKQGGSSPTYLQIPRKPPFLDSTIWEQASITVYGEEEEYYLISARPWQPEWLDLADQYPPDTPLLDEKPRRNYKPVAGDPFLQLVDLNTYRSIGQREAIRAVLTAPDNSTLIINLPTGAGKSLCAQLPALLNSRNNNGVSVVVVPTTALAIDQERALKSFVHHATAYYSDDTVEGKERREGIRDRIRAGTQRIIFTSPESLMDSLAPALYEAAKRGILRYFIIDEAHMVEQWGDDFRPAFQEIPGLRRDLLRLSSFNTLLLTATLTESCLDTLETLFGQDLQVISAVQLRPEPAYWFQRCENEEVRKQRLLEAVSHLPRPLIIYGTKVKDVEDWRRELTRAGFNRTDIMTGKSTSQQRLQLIEKLRAGKIDIVVATSAFGLGIDQADVRAVIHVCIPETIDRFYQEVGRGGRDGKASLSLTLYTTEDFNIAHGLNEKSTITIERGLQRWQSMFAKKEALKNGRYRVPIDNPPSLLEKDIDMQSDKNRAWNIRTLTLINRANLIEIDSAE; translated from the coding sequence ATGAATGATTCATTCTCAGCACTTCGGGAAATTCTCAAAACAGGTAAAATTTCTGAAGATATTAGTAATGTTTCAGAACCTTGTCATCGGCGCTTATTGGATGCGCTGCAAAACTCGCCTGGGTCTGGGGATATTGTTAGCCTAGTGCGTCATGTGTTGCGACGCGAGGATGCAAAACAGGGTGGAAGTTCTCCAACTTATCTCCAAATACCTCGAAAACCGCCTTTTCTCGATAGCACTATTTGGGAGCAGGCTAGCATAACCGTATATGGTGAAGAAGAAGAATACTATCTCATCAGCGCCCGTCCTTGGCAACCGGAATGGCTTGACCTTGCTGACCAATACCCCCCGGATACTCCCTTACTTGATGAAAAACCTCGACGGAATTATAAACCAGTTGCAGGCGACCCGTTTTTGCAACTCGTAGATTTAAACACATATCGCAGTATCGGACAGCGCGAAGCAATTCGTGCAGTTTTGACTGCTCCTGATAATTCAACTTTAATTATTAACTTACCTACGGGTGCGGGAAAAAGCCTTTGCGCTCAACTACCTGCATTGCTGAACTCCAGAAACAATAATGGTGTCAGCGTGGTAGTTGTCCCGACTACTGCGTTAGCTATTGACCAAGAACGGGCATTGAAATCTTTTGTACACCATGCCACAGCGTATTATAGCGATGATACTGTGGAGGGTAAAGAAAGAAGAGAAGGGATACGCGATCGCATTCGCGCCGGAACTCAAAGAATAATTTTTACCTCTCCTGAAAGTTTAATGGATTCTCTGGCACCTGCTCTGTATGAAGCAGCCAAGCGGGGAATATTAAGGTATTTTATTATCGATGAAGCGCACATGGTAGAGCAATGGGGAGATGATTTTCGTCCCGCATTTCAAGAAATTCCTGGTTTGCGAAGAGATTTATTGCGTCTTAGCTCTTTTAATACTTTATTGCTAACAGCAACATTAACAGAATCCTGTTTAGACACCCTGGAAACATTATTTGGTCAAGATTTACAAGTTATATCTGCCGTACAGTTGCGACCAGAGCCTGCTTATTGGTTTCAGCGATGTGAGAATGAAGAAGTTAGAAAACAAAGACTACTTGAGGCAGTTTCTCATCTTCCTCGCCCGTTAATTATTTACGGTACTAAAGTTAAAGATGTCGAGGATTGGAGACGAGAATTAACCCGCGCTGGGTTTAACAGAACTGACATAATGACAGGTAAATCTACCTCTCAACAAAGGTTACAACTTATTGAAAAATTGCGTGCAGGAAAGATTGATATAGTTGTTGCTACTTCTGCTTTTGGATTAGGTATAGACCAAGCAGATGTCAGAGCAGTAATTCACGTTTGTATTCCCGAAACTATTGACCGTTTCTATCAAGAAGTTGGACGCGGAGGAAGAGACGGTAAAGCATCATTATCGCTCACATTATATACAACGGAAGACTTCAACATTGCTCATGGTTTAAACGAAAAATCGACAATTACTATCGAGAGAGGATTGCAGCGTTGGCAAAGTATGTTTGCAAAAAAAGAAGCTTTAAAAAACGGCAGATATCGCGTACCTATTGATAATCCTCCGTCTTTGCTAGAAAAAGATATTGATATGCAAAGTGACAAAAATAGGGCTTGGAATATCCGCACTTTGACGCTGATTAACCGAGCAAATCTAATTGAAATTGACTCAGCAGAATAG